GCGGTATCTATCAGCTTTGGGGTGTCAAATACAATACCAGCGGTCTTCAGGTTGGTTCAGCGTTTAGGATTTCACCGTCAACAAATAATATATACTATGCTGATGTCGTTCCCGGTGCCAATAATCGTTATCTCAATGTCTGGAGTGAATATATTTCATCACAGTATGATATCCGTGGCAATATTGATATTGAAATTGTTTGGGTTGAAGAAACAGAACAAGAAGGGATATCAAAAATAAAGATACCGAGCATTATCAAAAAAGACATAGTGCTCCCAGAATTTTCAGGGAAAACTGTATATCTATATGATGCCAGCGGCAGGAATATTGCTCGGACCGATAACGGTTATTTTGACTTTTCAAAACTGCGTTCCGGTGTTTATTTTATCCGATTACCAGAAGCAGTGACATACAAGGTAATTAAGATAGAATAGGATAAGAGGTTTAAATAGATAGAAAGGGGGTGATAGATAACAAAAAATAAACTTGAGGGCTGATAATTAAATTTTGAAAGGGGGCTTAATGAAAGGAATAATAACAATCCTGTTGTTTATTAGTGCAGCTTCTGCTCAGAATCTTATTACCAATGGAGATTTTGAGCAGGATATAAGTGTAGGGTGGACTAAGGATACTTCAGGTTATTCTATCTACATCGATCGTGCTACCGATTATGAACCAGACCCTGATTATGAGCTGCGTGTAGAAAAACAGACGAGTAGTGGTTATGCCCGGGTGAAACAGATTGTTGATATTCCATCGGTAAATAATATCACCTTTTCGGTCAAGGCAAAACTCTATGCCTATGATAATAATGCGGATACATTGACCTTCGCGGCTGCTGCGGTTATAATTGGCTATCGTAATTCAAGTGGTGTTCTTTTAGGTGAGACTCGAATCTGTCAGTTTACTGCGCCCTGTCCTTGGCAGAATACTCCAACCTGCCATCTGATTATGGTGAATGATTCGCTCTGGCATACTCATTCATTCAGTCTGGCGAGTGAGTTGCAGAATCTACCTGGTGTGAATCCGGCGAATGTTCAAAAGATTGAAATTGCTTTTTATGATACCACTGCCCATACTTGTTGAGGGGCACAGCAATTGGCGAAGGTCTTCGCCGATGATGTCCAACTCCTTTATTTAAGCAACAAACCATTCCTTACCTTAGATAGCACCAAGGTTGTAAACGACAACAATGGCAATGGCAAACTTGATCCTGGTGAGTATGCTGGTATTGTTACTTATATCAAGAATATCGGAAACAATGTAGCAACAAATGTCCAGGGTAAATTGAGAACCACTTCACCTTATATTACAATTACCGATTCAACCTACACTTACGGAACAATGAATGCAGGAATGAGCGCCAATAATATTTCAGACCCTTATGATTTATCAGTCCATGCCTCAACCCCGCCTGGTCATATTGCTGATTTCCAGCTTGTTCTCACTTCTGCTGAAAGTACCTGGGTTAGAACTTTCTCCTATCAGGTAGGTGTAGCACCAGGTACAATCATCTGGGGTCCTAAGTATCTCCCCAATTTTCCGAGCACCCAATTCATTTATGGTCTTGCCTATGACCGTCAGGGTGATAGGATATATGTCCTTGACTTTTATTCCAATCAGATAAGGCAGTATTCTTCGGATAGTTTTGTTACATATCTGGGGGTAATCACCGGTCCCGAAGATAGTGTTGTGGATATAACCTACAGCAGATATGATGACCGACTATATGTCTGTAATTATCCACAGAAGATGGTCTGGAAGATTGACAAATCTACCGGTGCAATTCTCAGACAATTCAGCAATCCTGCCCAGGATTATCCAGTCGGTCTTGCCTTTAAACCACCCAATACAATGTGGTATGCGGATAGAAGAACCGCACTCGGTGCCACTCAGCTTATTTATATCGGTGATACGCTCGGTGTTGCAACTCAATATAATAGTCCAATACAGGGCTATTTGAATACCCGCTGTCTTGCTTATGATAGTTTAGGCAATTCTTTTGTCAATGTTCAAACCTGGTTCAATGCGAGCCAGATACTTGATAGTGTTGGTGTTGTTGAATTTCGTGGCACACCACCGGTATTTACCGGCAATAAATTCCTCCTAAATCCTGGCTGGAACATCAGGGGTATTGAATTTGACCCGCGTGATGGGAACTACTGGATCACGATTGTTCAAATCAGTGGTTCCTATGTCAATCAGGTTGTTAAGGTAAAAGGATTTTATACTCCACTTACACCTGTAGAGGAATCAGAAAAAGAGAATGTTGCTCAGAGTAAATTGCTGAAAGTAATTCCGAATCCGGTCCGAGATGTGGTAACATTCAAAATCAATCCTACAAACCTTAAGAGCAACTTCTTAAAGGTTTATGATATCAATGGTAGACTTGTTGCAAGGATTGAAATCAAAAATGGAATGTCCGTTCTCAACTGGAATCCCCGGGCTGAAGCACTTTCTGATGGCATTTACTTTGTCGTTCTTGAGAAAGATGATGGTATGATTACCCAGAAATTCGTCCTGACCCGGTAGCAAAAAAAAAAACTTAAAATTGAAGCCCCGGTTTAATGCCGGGGCTTTTTATCAAGAATTGGTTGTAAAATTCTTAATTCTGCTATTGAAGCTCAATTTGGCAAATTGAATAATTTATTTTAAGTAAATAATCTTCTGTAATACTTTATCCTTTTGAACGAAATAAACACCATTATTGGTTAATTTATTAACCGCCCTCCCGGCAATATCATAAACTTTAATATTGCCACTCTTAAATATTTCTGGTAATCTGCCGTAAAAAACATTGGTTTTAATTATTGGACTTTTTATTTTATACATTCTTTCTCTTTCTCCTATTGGAACATTCCCTAATTTTTTGGTGAGAATTTTGACATCGTCAACATAGCATCGGTAATTTCCGATTTCTGAATTCGGGTTATCATCATAAACAAAATATATTTTGTCAATCACTCTATTCAGCAAAGGATAAAGGTCTACTTCAATATACCACCAATTACCGATTGATTCATTTCTTATTTCCGGGTTCATTAAATTTTCATTCTGGTCTATACACTCAGAATATTGCAATTCAAGCCCATCCGTAGTAATGATTCCTAACATCAAATGGATTTTTTGATAGGGATAGATGAAATAACTCAAAAAGGTGGCTTTGTCTATAGGTATATTCGGAATATCGAAAAGCAGATATTTACAATAGGAATTCTGGGTTGAACTTATATCTTCGCCTGCAATTCTCAGGTAATAATTGCCCGTAAGGACCGGAACCCCATATTCTTGCGTGACCCGTCCTGCCTCCGGCCGCGGGGCAGAACCATATCCATCTACACCCTGTGATGAGTAAACAGAATCTGCAAAAGGCAATGGTTCTCCATTCTCAAAACTCGTGTAAAATAAAATGCTATCGGTTTCACCAAAAATATAGTTCAATGTATTCAGCAGGTCAAATTCATATCCTTTGTAAACATAACCCTGGGTATAAGCAATGCCGGTAGAACTGGTATCGCGAGAACAGGTATCGGTTAGGATGGTTGGTTCAATCTGGGTATCTTCATGCCACTCATTCCAGGAAGTAATAACCAGCCATCGGCCTATTTGATTGTCTAAATGAATCTTTGATGTTATGAGTGAGCGTCGGAATGTTGTAGTATGGTCCCAAGTTTGTTTATACTGATTGGGAATTGCATAATGGTTGGCTTGAAGCCTCACTCCGCGGTCATTAAATCCGGGCATGGCATTAGAGATGAACCGTACACCAAGTGAATTGGCTATATTTTTATATTCATTGAATTTAGCACTGACATTTTTTAAAAAATTGGTATTAGCAGGATACCCGGCATATTGAGAAGGACC
This portion of the candidate division WOR-3 bacterium genome encodes:
- a CDS encoding T9SS type A sorting domain-containing protein, which translates into the protein MAKVFADDVQLLYLSNKPFLTLDSTKVVNDNNGNGKLDPGEYAGIVTYIKNIGNNVATNVQGKLRTTSPYITITDSTYTYGTMNAGMSANNISDPYDLSVHASTPPGHIADFQLVLTSAESTWVRTFSYQVGVAPGTIIWGPKYLPNFPSTQFIYGLAYDRQGDRIYVLDFYSNQIRQYSSDSFVTYLGVITGPEDSVVDITYSRYDDRLYVCNYPQKMVWKIDKSTGAILRQFSNPAQDYPVGLAFKPPNTMWYADRRTALGATQLIYIGDTLGVATQYNSPIQGYLNTRCLAYDSLGNSFVNVQTWFNASQILDSVGVVEFRGTPPVFTGNKFLLNPGWNIRGIEFDPRDGNYWITIVQISGSYVNQVVKVKGFYTPLTPVEESEKENVAQSKLLKVIPNPVRDVVTFKINPTNLKSNFLKVYDINGRLVARIEIKNGMSVLNWNPRAEALSDGIYFVVLEKDDGMITQKFVLTR
- a CDS encoding glycoside hydrolase family 99-like domain-containing protein; protein product: MKKLLFVCFTIFICAHSESYFIGVYYYPWYDYNRHWQEGYLRKKLLIFQPPLLGEYSSRSTTLIQNHLNWSLTNGIDFWVVSWWGPNSWENTTILNYIAPQLNGSNLKYCLFYETTGRLGDPPINFDNPTIFNTFISDFVYIAQHYFNQPNYLFWNGRPVVFIYLTRTFTGNYAGAIDSVRTLLQNQGYNVFLVGDEVYWGTPNQARIACFDAITSYNMHGPSQYAGYPANTNFLKNVSAKFNEYKNIANSLGVRFISNAMPGFNDRGVRLQANHYAIPNQYKQTWDHTTTFRRSLITSKIHLDNQIGRWLVITSWNEWHEDTQIEPTILTDTCSRDTSSTGIAYTQGYVYKGYEFDLLNTLNYIFGETDSILFYTSFENGEPLPFADSVYSSQGVDGYGSAPRPEAGRVTQEYGVPVLTGNYYLRIAGEDISSTQNSYCKYLLFDIPNIPIDKATFLSYFIYPYQKIHLMLGIITTDGLELQYSECIDQNENLMNPEIRNESIGNWWYIEVDLYPLLNRVIDKIYFVYDDNPNSEIGNYRCYVDDVKILTKKLGNVPIGERERMYKIKSPIIKTNVFYGRLPEIFKSGNIKVYDIAGRAVNKLTNNGVYFVQKDKVLQKIIYLK